A stretch of DNA from Methylogaea oryzae:
GGCTTTCTAGGCGACGGCATCAACGACGCTTCCGCCCTGCATGCGGCAGACGTGGGCATATCGGTGGACTCGGCGGTGGACGTGGCGAAGGAGGCCGCCCATTTCGTGCTGCTGCAACACGAGCTGGCGGTGCTCATCGACGGCGTGCGCGAAGGCCGCCGCACTTTCGCCAACACCCTCAAATACGTGTTCATGGCCACCAGCGCCAACTTCGGCAATATGTTCAGCATGGCCGGCGCCTCGCTGTTCCTGCCGTTTCTGCCGCTGCTGCCCAAGCAGATTCTGCTGACCAACCTCCTCACCGACATCCCGGAAATGGCCATCGCCACCGATACGGTGGATGCGGCCCTGGTGGAGAAGCCGGAGCGCTGGGACATCGGTTTCATCCGCCGCTTCATGATCGTGTTCGGCTTGCTCAGCTCGGTGTTCGACTATGCCACCTTCGGCGTGCTGCTGCACCTGGGCGCCGACGCCGCCACCTTCCGCACCGGCTGGTTCCTGGAATCGGTGCTGTCCGCCACTCTGGTGGTATTGGTAATCCGCACTCGCCAGCCGTTCTTCCGCAGCCGACCGTCGCGCCCGCTGCTGGCGGCGACGCTGCTGGTGTGGGGCTTGGTGCTGGCCCTGGCCTACGCGCCGGCGGCGCAACTGCTGGGCTTCGCGCCGCTGCCGCCCGTCATGCTGGGCTGGCTGGCGGCGATCCTGGCGCTGTACGTGCTGGCGGCGGAAGCGGCCAAACGTCGCTTTTACCGTAACGCCCAAAACGGCGGCGCGAAGTTGGCGTCCATGGAAGCCTTGGGCCATCCGGCCAAGAAACGCTAATATCAGGGCAGGGAAGCCGGCTCGGCGGCCCCGCAATCGATCAACGGCCCCGACCATGGACAATCCCCCGTTTTCCATCACTCCTTGCGGCTGCCGGCGCGGCGTGTTCCTCGTGACGCCCTGCGCCAACGCCGCCGCCGGCCAATGCGGCCGCTGCGGCATTCCCCTGTGCAGCGAACACGCCCGCCACTTGGCGCAGGACTGGCTGTGCCCCGCTTGCTACGCCGGACAGGCCGGCGACAGCGGTGACGGCACCACCACCACATCCTACGGCGACACGTTCTCGACCGGCGCCTCCGACTTGGCCGACCCGTTCTCCGAAGAAGACTACGCCGCCTTCGACGCGGTGTCGGACTTCGACAAAAACGCCGGCGACGGCCATGGCTACGACAGCTGAAGCGTTGATCTACGCCATCGGCGGCGGCCACGGCCACGCCCGGCGCGGCTGGCTGCTGCAGCAGCGCTGGCTGGAAGCAGGCCGCGACGCCGTATTGCTGGTCCGGCCCGGCTCCGACCGCCATTTGCCCGCGTCGCCGGGCCTGCGCCTGTACGCCCACAGCCTGGCCGACGCCCACCTGGACGCGCTGCGTCGCCGTCCGCCCCGGCGCATCGTGGTCGACACCTTCCCGTCGGGCTGGCGCGGCGAACTGGACGCAAGCCTGCTGGGCCGCTTCCAGCGGCGCGCGTGGATCGCCCGCTACGGCCGGGGACCGGCGCCGGGGACGACCTGCTACGACCGGGTGATCGCGCCTTATCCGGCGCAACGCTGCGAATGGGGCGGCGAGCTGGACGACGCGGCCCACGCCGGCTATCTGATCGAGGCCGGCCCTGTGGCGGTGGACGGCGACGCCGCCGACTTCACCTTGCTGGACCCGGAAGGGCGCTGCTCGCCGCATTTGTTGCAGCTGTTCGCCCGGCTGGCGCAGCGCGCCGGCTTGGGCTGGCGCCACCAGCGCCGGCTGGCCCCCCACCAGCCGGCGCGCAAGCTGCTGGTGGTGGGCGCCGGCTACCACACGTTTTACGAACTGCTGGGCGTCGGCGCCGATCTGCGCTTTTTACCCGTACACAAGCGCCACGACGACCAGTTCCGCCGCGCCGACCTGTTCGGTTTGGCGCTGAACCATTTGGAACAGGTATTGCCGTGGCTGGCGGCGCCGTTCCGGCCGGTCGCCGAGGATACCGCGCCCCGCTGGCATCGGGCGCTGGCCTTGCTGGAGGAGTGACGCCATGTTTTTCCGCTACAACACCGAACCGGTCCGTTTGCTGCGCTTGTTCCGCGCGTTCCGCAACCAGGCGTTGCGCTTGCGCCGCTACAGCGGCGGCTACCTCATCGGACTGGGCCTGGCCTTGGCGGTTTATTGGGTGGCCACCTTGCCCTGGTTGATGCGCGAGACGTTCGGCCAGTACTTCCTGTTCTTCAGCGCGGCGGGCGGCATTTATCTGTTGCTGGCCTGGGGCTGGGTCGCCGCGTTCACCACCTATCCGCGCGTGCGGCGCGGGCCGGGCGTGAAGGCCTTGAGCGTTTTCGGCTTGGGTTTCGCCGGCGTGTGGCTGACAGTGATGCTGTCGGCCTGGTGGAACGGGCTGTCGCCCGATCCTTTCGCCCTGCTGCAACAGCCGGCGAGGCGGGCGGAAGTGTTGTGGCCCTGGGCTTGGTCCAGCCTGGGCCTGTTCCTGCTCAGCCGGGGCATCGTTTGGCTGCGGCTGAAGGCGGTGTTCGTGGAGAACGACGAACTGGATTACCTCTACCGCACCCTCAAGCCGCTGCTGCGCGATTTGCCGCCGGACGCGCAATGCTCGCTCGGCTGCAACCCGTTCCACGCCATGTGGACGGTGGCGTTCAACGAGGTGGAAAAGCGCGGCCGCCGCTTCAGGGCCTACGACGACGTGCTGCTGGATTTCAAAGCCAAGCTGGGCGACGGCACGGTCTTCGTGCTGCGCACCCTGCACCGGCGCGTCGACAAGTACAAGGTCCGCAAATCCAAGTTCAAGGGCAGCAAGCACCGCATCGCCCAGCTGTGCCGGCTGGAGCTGCCGGCGGCGGCCTTGAGCGAAGCGGACTTCAAGCGTTTCATGCAACTGCCCAGCCAATGGCGGGAACAGGCGGACGGCTACGACAGCACCGTGCGGCAGCAGGCCGGCCGGGACCGCTTGGCGCTCACCGTAGCGCACAAGAAAAAATTCCAAAGCGAAGGGGAGCTGGCCGCCGAGCATCTGCCCGGCACGGCGCTGACGTTGCAGACGGTACGGGCGCTGTCGGCTTTCGCGGCGGAGGCGAAAGCCGCGGCTAGCTCGACAGCCCCGCGATAACGCCGTCGGACTCCAGCAGCAACGCCGCCTGGTCGGCGGCCACCGGCTTGCTGAAATAGTAGCCCTGCACCTCGTGGCAGTGCTGCTCCCGCAAGTAGCTCAGCTGCTGGGCGGTTTCCACGCCTTCGGCGATCACCTTGAGGTTCAAGCTGGTGGCGATGGCGATGATCATCCGCACAATGGCGGCGTCGTCCGGATTGCTGATGACGTCGTTGACGAAAGACTTGTCGATTTTCAGCTTGTCGAAGGGGAAGTATTTCAGCTGGCTCAAACTGGAATACCCCGTGCCGAAATCGTCGATGGACACCAGCATGCCGCGCTGCCTCAGTTGCACCAGGATGTCGCGGGATTTTTCCGGGTAACGCATGGACGGTGCTTTCCGTCAGCTCCAACTCCAGATATTGCGCCTCCAAACCGGTCTCTTCCAATATCGACATGATGGCGGCGGCCATGTCGTCCCCCTCGAATTGGCGCGCGGACAGGTTCACGGCGACCGGGACGCAGGGCAATCCGGCCTGCTGCCAAGCCTTGTTCTGCGCGCAGGCGCTACGCAGCACCCACTCGCCGAGGGACTCGATCAAGCCGGTTTCTTCCGCCAGGGGAATGAACTCCAGCGGCGGAATCAGGCCCCGCTCCGGATGTTGCCAGCGCACCAGCGCCTCCATGCCGATAATCCTGCCGCTCCTGATGTCGAACTGCGGCTGGTAATGCAAAAACAGCTCCTCGCCTTCCAGGGCCCGCCGTAGATCGCCTTCCAGCCGCAAGCGGGCCGATACGGCCAAATCCATGCCTTCTTCGTAGAAGCGGTAAGTATTGCCCCGCTCCTTGGCGCGGTACATGGCGATGTCGGCGTGCTTGACCAATACCACGCTGTCCGAACCGTCCACCGGGTAGACCGAGATGCCGATGCTGGCGCCCACATAGGTTTCGTAGCCCATGACGACAAAAGGCTTCGCCATGGCTTGGCAAATTTTCTGCGACACCTCGGCCGCCACTTGCGGCGAGCCGATATTCTCCAGCAGCAAGGTGAATTCGTCGCCGCCGAAGCGCGCCACCAGGTCGCCTTTCCGCACGGTGTTTTGGATGCGCTCGGAAACGGCCTGCAACAGCCGGTCGCCGATTTCGTGCCCCAGCGTATCGTTGGTGAGCTTGAAGCGGTCCAGATCGAGAAATAGGATGGCGTGCATTTGCTGCTGCCGGCCTTCCTCGGAGCCGGACAGCAGGGTGTTGATTTTTTCCAGGAACAAAGCGCGGTTGGGCAGGCCGGTCAACAAATCGCCGTATGCCAGGCGGTTCAAGTGCTCCTCGGCGCGGCTCACGTCCAAAAGGCGCGCCACACGCTGCCGCAGCACGGCGAAATGCACCGGCTTGGGCACGTAATCGGTGGCGCCGGCGGAAAACGCCTGATCGATGGAGCCCTCGTCGTCCAGCGAGGTGACGATGATGATAGGAGTCTGAAGCGCTTCGGGACGCTGCCGCAAGCGGGCGCAGACGGTGAAGCCGTCCATTTCCGGCATCATCGCGTCCAACAGCAGCAGATCCGGCATTTGCCGCTCGCACAAAGCCAGCGCCTGGGCCCCCGAGCTGGCCTGCTCGATGCGGTAGCCGTCTTTTTGCAGCAAATCGTGCAGGGTGCAGCGCATCGCCCTATCGTCATCGGCAATAAGCACCAAGGGTGCGCCGGGCTTATGGGCCTGGCCCAGCAACCGCTCCGCATCCTGGGCCACCTCCCGCCGCAATGCGGCGGTCACGCACTCGTACTCCACGAACAAAGAGCCAAGGAGCTCGTCGCTGCCCTGGGTCGTACCGCTGCGGCCCAAGGACTCCAACTGCCTGGCGATGTCGCCGAAACGATTGGCGCCCAAATTCATGGCCGCGCCTTTCAAGCCGTGGGCGATGTCGCATAAGGCCGAGGCGTCCCCGGACTCGACCGCGCGGCCCAAGGCTTCGAGCTGATCCGGGGTATCTTCGAAAAACACCTGCGCCATGCGGCTGAAACCGTCGCCGATCTCCTCGCGCAAACGCCGCACGGTTTGCTCGTCCAGCGGCCTCCGCTCATCGCCTTGGCGCGACGGCGGCGCATCGCCGGTCGCGGCGGCGGGGCTCTCCTGCCGATCCCCCAGCCACTGCTGGAGCTTGTCCTTCAACGCGCTCAACTTGAGCGGCTTGGCGAGGTAATCGTCCATGCCGGCGGCCAGGCAACGGTCGCTGTCGCCCTTCTGCGTATTGGCCGTCATGGCGACGATGATCGGTTGCGCCACCGTTCCCGCCAGCGCGCGAATTCGCCCGGTCGCTTCGAACCCGTCCATCACCGGCATGTGGCAGTCCATCAAAACCAAGTCGTAGTCGAAGCGGCCGATTTTCTCCACGGCTTCCAGTCCGGTCCCGGCGACGTCGATACGGCAGCCGAGCCGCTCCAGCATGCCGATGGCGACCTCCTGGCTGGCGCGGTTGTCCTCCACAACGAGAATCCTTTTCCCCGGATACGCGGCCGAAGGCGGCTGCGCGGCGGCGGGCGCCGCCACGATCTCCTTGCCGGCCGGCAACAGCAGATGCCCGTAAAGCTGCGACGCGCGCACCGGCTTTTCCAGGCGGCCCGCCACGTTGGACAAGCCCGAGTCGTCGATCTTGTCCTGGGTCCTATCCACCAACAAAATGACCTTGCTCTGAACCAGGGCCAAGTCTTGCGCCATGACGCGAACCAAGGCCAGGCCGGACTCGCCCAACGCCGCGAGATCGACGATGACGAAGCGGTACACCTCGCCCTTGGCGGCGGCGGCGCGCAATTGCTCCAGGGCGTCGGGCCCTTGCTCGACGGTGTGATGGGGCATGTCCTTGCGGGCCAGCATTTGCGACAAGAATTGCCTGGTTTTTTCGTCGCCGGTGACGATCAGTATCCGTGCGGCGGCCGCGGGCTTGCTCGACGCGGCAAGCGCCGGCGTCCCTATGGGCCGGTCGAAGGGCAGGGTGAACCAAAATCGGCTGCCGACGGTGGGCTCGCTTTCCACGCCGATGTCGCCGCCCATCAGAGCCACCAGTTGGCGGCATATGGCCAACCCCAAGCCGGTTCCCTCGTAACGCCGCGTGCTCGAACCGTCGGCCTGGACGAAGGCCTCGAAAATGTCTTTTTTCACGTCCGCGGCAATGCCGATACCGGTATCGACGACATCGAAACGCAATAAGCTGCGATTGCCCGTTACCGCCACGGGCGAGACGCGAACGCCGATGCTGCCTTTTTCGGTGAACTTGATGGCGTTGCCGACCAGGTTGATCAGAACTTGGCGCAGCCGGGAAGCCTCGCCGCGCAAGGACACCGGCACGTCGTCGGCGATCTCGTAGCTCAAGTCCAATTGCTTGCGTCGCGCTTGGCCGTCCAGCAGGCCCATGACGTCGTCGAGCAAATCGTGCAAGACGAAATCCGACGGATACAGCTTCATCATGCCCGCTTCGATGCGGGAAAAGTCCAAAATATCCTCGATCAGCTTCAACAGCGAATCGCCGGCGCCGCGCGCCACGTCCACGTATTCCGCCTGCTTGGCGGTCAGCCCCATGTCGCGCAGCAATTCCAGCATGCCCAGCACGGCGTTGAGCGGCGTGCGCAACTCGTGGCTGACGTTGGCGGCGAATTCACCCTTGAGGCGGGCCGATTCCAACGCGGCGTCACGCGCTTTTTCCAGTTGCTGCTCCCGCGTTTCCAATACCCCCATCATGGTATTGAAGGCGATCTCCATATTGATGATGTCTTTCGCCCCCCGGACATCGGCCCTCACTCGCTTTTCGCCGGCGGAAGCGCGATCCATGGTTTGGGCCAGCTGTTGCAACGGGGTGGTGAGCCGTTTGGTGATGCCCAGCAAGATCAAGAGAAAAACGCTGGCGAACGCGATGGCCACCACCAGGTTGGTATGCAGAATGCTGCGTTCCATGGCCAGCAGCGTGTCTTTGCCCATGACCAGACGCACAAAACCCAACAATTGGGCGCTTTTCGCGTCGCTGGCGAACGGAAGGGCCTCTTCGCTAACGTCCCGGTGCGAATAAACCGGCGCAACGAAGTACCAAGCCTCGGGGGTTTCCAATTCCAGTTGCAGCGCATCCGGCCACGCCGCGTCATCCGGTGGTTTCGCTTCGGCGCTGGCGCCTTGAGCGAACAGCAATCGGCGGCCGGTGTCGTACACGGCGACGCCCTGCACGCTAGGGAAGCCGAGTATGGCCTTGGCCGGCTCTTTCGCGTTATCCGCGCTGGCGTACAACAACGCCAGCGTCGACTGGCCGGCGAAAGTCTCCGTCGCCTGTCTGCCTTGTTCGATCAACTTGTCGCGCACGATGCGGCTGGACAGATTGGAGATGGCGATGGACGAAACCAGCGTCAGACAGAAAATGCCCCCGGCGAACGTCATCGCCAGCAGCTGCCGGAAGCTTAAGTGGGGCATGGAAAATCGGGGGAATAGCTTCATGATGGTCAGGGTGCCGGAAAAACCAGATCGAATTGACGCCGGTCCTGGCTATCAAAACGCAATCCCAAATGCTCCGCCGTGCGGAGATTGACGGCGAAAAGCAAGTCCTTCAGCGGCTCGATATCGGTGTCGCCGGACACGCCGCCCTGCAACCGCTTGCGCGCCATCGCCGCAAGGCTGCGCCCCATGCCGGCGTTGTCGGGATACAAGGAGAACAGCGCGCCTTTCCTGACGTGGTCGGGATTGCTGGAAAACACCACCAGATTATTGTCCCACGCCTCGGTCAATATCAGCGGCAACAAGGCGCGCTCGTCCATGGCCGCGTCGTCCTGCAACAACCAAAGCGCGCCGCCGCCGCCCCGCGTTTCGTCCAACACGGTGCGGTAGAGCGCCGCGGAACTGCGCAGGTCCTCGGCGGGAAGCGCGTTGAGGGTCAAGCCCCGCTCCCTGG
This window harbors:
- a CDS encoding EAL domain-containing protein; protein product: MRYPEKSRDILVQLRQRGMLVSIDDFGTGYSSLSQLKYFPFDKLKIDKSFVNDVISNPDDAAIVRMIIAIATSLNLKVIAEGVETAQQLSYLREQHCHEVQGYYFSKPVAADQAALLLESDGVIAGLSS